One part of the Kryptolebias marmoratus isolate JLee-2015 linkage group LG13, ASM164957v2, whole genome shotgun sequence genome encodes these proteins:
- the timm22 gene encoding mitochondrial import inner membrane translocase subunit Tim22 → MAASSGAANAAASDSDSVSAGSSMESPTIQYSLVLDHLIGSKRPVKDLNPAVMGGLPMPPKSDDQKMIERAMESCAFKSILACVGGFVLGGAFGVFTAGIDTNVGFDPKDPLRTPTAREVLKDMGQRGMSYAKNFAIIGAMFSCTECIIESHRGVTDWKNAVYSGCVTGGVIGFRAGLKAGVLGCGGFAAFSAAIEYYLR, encoded by the exons ATGGCCGCTTCCAGTGGTGCTGCAAATGCTGCTGCCTCGGACTCGGACTCAGTTTCAGCTGGTTCGAGTATGGAAAGTCCAACCATCCAGTACAGTTTGGTTCTTGACCATCTTATAGGCAGTAAGAGGCCAGTAAAAGACCTGAACCCTGCGGTTATGGGAGGTCTGCCGATGCCTCCGAAAAGCGACGATCAGAAAATGATAGAGAGGGCAATGGAGAGCTGCGCCTTCAAGTCTATCCTGGCCTGTGTAGGAg GGTTTGTCCTCGGAGGAGCGTTTGGTGTTTTCACAGCTGGTATTGATACCAATGTTGGCTTCGACCCCAAAGATCCCCTGAGAACTCCAACAGCTCGAGAAGTCCTTAAAGACATGGGCCAGAGGGGGATGTCTTACGCCAAGAACTTTGCCATCATAGGTGCCATGTTTTCCTGTACGGAATGCATCATAGAGTCA cacAGAGGCGTAACTGACTGGAAGAATGCAGTGTACAGTGGCTGTGTAACTGGAGGAGTCATAGGCTTTCGTG ctggTCTGAAAGCTGGGGTCCTTGGATGTGGAGGCTTTGCTGCCTTCTCTGCTGCCATTGAATATTATTTACGATGA